A region from the Manihot esculenta cultivar AM560-2 chromosome 13, M.esculenta_v8, whole genome shotgun sequence genome encodes:
- the LOC110629863 gene encoding probable pectate lyase 5 produces MTIPISLSSLFLLALAASFISSSSSPVQDPELLVQEVHRRINASRRNLGFLSCGTGNPIDDCWRCDPKWEKNRQRLADCGIGFGKHAIGGRDGKIYIVTDSGDDDPVNPKPGTLRYGVIQDEPLWIIFAGDMVIKLKEELIMNSFKTIDGRGASVHIAGGPCITIQYVTNIIIHGLNIHDCKQGGNTYVRDSPGHYGWRTESDGDGVSIFGGSHVWIDHCTLSNCNDGLIDAIHGSTAITISNNYMTHHNKVMLLGHSDGYTRDKNMQVTIAFNHFGEGLVQRMPRCRHGYFHVVNNDYTHWEMYAIGGSAAPTINSQGNRFVAPNDRFSKEVTKHEDAPESEWKHWNWRSEGDLMLNGAFFTSSGAGASSSYARASSLGARPSSLVGSITAEAGALFCKKGKRC; encoded by the exons ATGACAATCCCAATCTCTCTTTCAAGTCTTTTTCTGCTAGCACTAGCTGCAAGCttcatttcttcttcttcctccccaGTTCAGGATCCTGAACTACTAGTACAAGAAGTACACAG GAGGATCAATGCTTCCAGGAGGAATCTGGGGTTTCTCTCCTGTGGAACAGGGAATCCAATAGATGATTGCTGGAGATGTGATCCCAAATGGGAGAAAAACAGGCAGAGATTAGCAGATTGTGGAATTGGATTTGGCAAGCACGCCATTGGAGGAAGAGATGGTAAGATATACATTGTTACAGATTCAGGTGATGATGATCCTGTGAATCCCAAACCAGGAACTTTAAGATATGGTGTCATCCAAGATGAGCCTCTCTGGATAATTTTCGCCGGCGACATGGTGATCAAGCTCAAGGAAGAGCTCATAATGAACTCTTTCAAGACCATTGATGGAAGAGGAGCTAGTGTTCACATTGCTGGTGGTCCATGCATCACTATACAGTATGTGACTAATATTATCATCCATGGTTTAAACATACATGATTGTAAGCAAGGAGGGAATACTTATGTGAGGGACTCCCCAGGCCATTATGGGTGGAGAACTGAATCGGACGGTGATGGAGTGTCCATCTTTGGAGGGAGTCATGTGTGGATTGATCATTGTACTTTGTCTAATTGCAATGATGGGTTGATTGATGCCATCCATGGTTCCACAGCTATTACTATTTCTAATAATTATATGACTCATCATAACAAGGTTATGCTTTTGGGTCATAGTGATGGCTATACTCGAGATAAGAATATGCAGGTCACAATTGCTTTCAACCATTTTGGAGAAGGGCTTGTGCAGAGAATGCCAAG GTGCAGACATGGGTATTTTCATGTGGTGAACAATGACTACACCCATTGGGAAATGTACGCAATTGGGGGGAGTGCTGCTCCTACAATAAATAGCCAAGGAAACAGATTTGTTGCTCCTAATGATAGATTCAGCAAAGAG GTGACTAAACATGAAGATGCACCAGAGAGTGAGTGGAAGCACTGGAATTGGAGGTCTGAAGGGGATTTGATGCTAAATGGTGCATTCTTTACATCATCAGGAGCTGGAGCTTCTTCAAGTTATGCTAGAGCATCTAGCTTGGGTGCAAGACCATCTTCCTTAGTGGGTTCAATCACAGCAGAAGCAGGTGCACTTTTTTGCAAAAAGGGTAAACGTTGTTGA